A window from Enterocloster bolteae encodes these proteins:
- a CDS encoding phospho-sugar mutase — MTERVKDIYKYWLNQNLEDTELTKELETISLDAKAIEERFYKDLEFGTGGLRGIMGAGTNRMNVYTVARATQGYCSYLKKIYSGEIHVSIAFDSRLNSVNFARTAGEVFAANGIIVHIYPELMPTPSLSFAIRQLHCNGGIVITASHNPSEYNGYKVYGNDGCQITTGTAKEIQKEISQIDVFADVARMPFEKAQAEGLIAYISKETVDAFIQAVSKETLCEAGMKKDITIVYTPLNGAGGYCVRRALEENGFQNVFVVKEQEMPDGCFPTCPYPNPEIEQAMELGIRDAKHLNCDLLLATDPDCDRVGVGVKSGCEYLLLSANEIGMLLLEYICKRRSASGSMPCRPLMMKTIVTIDMAERIASEYGVDTVNVLTGFKYIGEQIGLLEEKGEEDRFIFGFEESYGYLSGSYVRDKDGVGASLLICEMAAYYKNQGKGLKEVLDELYAKYGYCLNTLHCYTFEGLEGIRKMDGIMSGFRTAAPSEIGGLKVISISDYKESLIKYGDGRETIIKLPKSDVMKFTLEGNVSMVARPSGTEPKLKLYFSICADTEADAKQLEMKIKEDIEKVLL; from the coding sequence GTGACGGAGAGAGTAAAAGACATATACAAATACTGGCTTAATCAGAATCTGGAAGATACTGAACTTACAAAGGAATTGGAGACAATCAGCCTGGATGCCAAGGCCATCGAAGAACGATTTTACAAAGATTTGGAATTTGGGACCGGAGGCTTAAGGGGAATAATGGGAGCTGGAACCAATCGTATGAATGTTTATACAGTTGCCAGAGCCACCCAAGGATATTGCAGTTATTTGAAAAAAATATATTCTGGGGAAATTCATGTCTCCATAGCATTTGACAGCCGATTAAATTCAGTTAATTTTGCCAGGACTGCGGGGGAAGTGTTTGCGGCGAATGGTATCATAGTTCACATATATCCGGAATTAATGCCCACCCCTTCGCTGTCATTTGCAATACGGCAGCTGCATTGTAATGGCGGTATTGTTATTACGGCGAGCCATAATCCTTCAGAATATAATGGTTATAAGGTGTATGGAAACGATGGATGTCAGATAACGACTGGTACTGCAAAGGAAATTCAGAAGGAAATAAGCCAGATTGACGTGTTTGCAGATGTGGCACGGATGCCATTTGAAAAGGCTCAGGCAGAAGGGCTGATCGCCTATATTAGTAAAGAGACAGTGGATGCATTTATACAGGCTGTTTCAAAAGAAACATTGTGTGAAGCAGGAATGAAAAAGGATATAACAATTGTATATACTCCGTTAAATGGCGCTGGAGGTTACTGCGTCAGGAGGGCGTTGGAGGAAAATGGTTTTCAAAATGTTTTTGTTGTAAAGGAACAGGAAATGCCGGATGGATGTTTTCCCACTTGTCCTTATCCGAATCCTGAAATTGAGCAGGCGATGGAATTAGGAATTCGCGATGCAAAGCATTTGAACTGTGATTTGCTGCTGGCAACAGATCCGGATTGCGACCGGGTTGGTGTTGGGGTAAAGTCCGGATGTGAATATTTACTGCTAAGTGCGAATGAAATTGGTATGCTGCTTCTTGAGTATATTTGCAAACGAAGGAGTGCCAGCGGTAGTATGCCATGCAGGCCTCTTATGATGAAAACCATAGTAACCATCGATATGGCTGAGCGGATTGCATCTGAATATGGGGTGGATACAGTAAATGTGCTCACTGGTTTTAAATATATTGGGGAACAAATAGGACTTTTGGAGGAAAAGGGAGAGGAAGATAGATTTATATTTGGATTTGAAGAAAGCTATGGATATCTGTCCGGCAGCTATGTCAGAGACAAGGATGGGGTAGGCGCTTCTCTTTTGATTTGCGAGATGGCGGCATATTATAAAAACCAGGGAAAAGGATTAAAAGAAGTACTGGATGAGTTATATGCAAAATATGGCTATTGTCTCAATACTCTTCACTGCTATACCTTTGAAGGCTTGGAAGGAATAAGAAAAATGGATGGAATTATGAGTGGATTCAGAACCGCAGCTCCAAGTGAAATTGGAGGATTGAAAGTGATATCTATCAGTGATTATAAGGAGTCCCTGATTAAGTACGGGGATGGGAGGGAGACTATAATTAAGCTTCCTAAATCTGACGTGATGAAGTTTACGCTAGAGGGGAATGTATCCATGGTAGCCAGACCTTCGGGTACAGAGCCAAAGTTAAAGTTATATTTTTCAATCTGTGCAGATACCGAAGCAGACGCTAAACAATTGGAGATGAAGATAAAAGAGGATATTGAAAAGGTGCTGTTATAA
- a CDS encoding mannose-1-phosphate guanylyltransferase: MNITALIMAGGRGERFWPRSRRNMPKQFLTITDDGKTMIQLTVERIASLVKMEDIYIATNKDYRNLVLEQLPGIPEDNILCEPVSRNTAPCIGLGAVHISKKHKDALMLVLPSDHLIKFNKMFVSTLRDACRIAEMGDNLVTIGIMPDYPETGYGYIKFNNHEMEGRAYKVERFVEKPSLEVAKEYLATEEYLWNSGMFIWKVSSILKNIKKFMPAMYKGLEQIQSAIGTDGQQVVLEQEFNKMESQSIDYGIMERAKDIYILPGAFGWDDVGSWLAIERIKKSNEFGNVVDGNVITVNTHNCIIQGDRKLIAAVGLKDIVVVDTEDAILICEKDSTGDIKRVLENLKICNRDEYI; encoded by the coding sequence ATGAATATAACAGCGTTAATAATGGCCGGAGGGCGCGGAGAACGTTTTTGGCCCAGAAGCCGGAGAAATATGCCAAAACAGTTTCTGACCATTACAGATGATGGTAAAACGATGATTCAGCTGACTGTTGAGAGAATAGCTTCATTGGTAAAGATGGAGGATATTTATATTGCAACAAATAAAGACTATAGGAATCTGGTACTTGAACAGCTTCCGGGCATACCGGAGGATAATATACTGTGTGAGCCTGTAAGCCGTAATACGGCACCTTGTATTGGACTGGGAGCTGTCCACATTTCCAAGAAGCATAAAGATGCCCTGATGTTAGTTTTACCTTCTGATCATTTGATTAAATTTAATAAAATGTTTGTTTCTACATTAAGAGATGCCTGCCGTATAGCGGAAATGGGAGATAATCTGGTTACCATTGGCATCATGCCTGATTATCCGGAAACGGGATATGGGTATATTAAATTTAATAATCATGAAATGGAGGGCCGCGCATATAAAGTAGAACGATTTGTGGAAAAGCCAAGCCTGGAGGTAGCAAAAGAATATCTGGCAACGGAGGAATATCTGTGGAATAGCGGAATGTTTATTTGGAAGGTTTCCTCTATTTTGAAGAATATAAAGAAGTTTATGCCTGCTATGTACAAAGGACTGGAGCAAATACAATCTGCTATCGGTACGGATGGGCAACAGGTGGTGTTGGAACAGGAATTTAATAAAATGGAATCTCAGTCCATTGACTATGGCATAATGGAACGGGCAAAAGATATCTATATATTACCAGGTGCTTTTGGATGGGATGATGTAGGTTCCTGGCTGGCAATTGAGCGTATTAAGAAATCAAATGAATTTGGAAATGTAGTGGACGGGAATGTCATTACTGTAAATACTCATAATTGTATTATTCAGGGAGACAGAAAATTGATAGCTGCTGTTGGCCTTAAGGATATAGTTGTGGTAGATACAGAAGACGCCATTTTGATTTGCGAAAAAGATAGTACGGGGGATATAAAAAGAGTATTAGAGAATCTGAAGATTTGTAACCGAGATGAATATATATAG
- a CDS encoding phosphatase PAP2 family protein, producing the protein MDIDYLLSLQSLRSITHQVFNSLFLFTTTFGEDFIIMSLISGIYWCVRKQSALYLLFNFHLGNFINQAIKITVCAYRPWIRDNRITPVDSARPGASGYSFPSGHTAKAMAVWGGLAVYDFKRNKPIASFLLLIILVVGFSRNYLGVHTPQDVIVSLILGGFILYSTYYLLIWADKKRGRDWITAGSITLASILLVFYAKNKSYPLDYIDGQLLVNPQQMINGCFRGCGGIIGLAYGWVLDRKLIHYNETRGTWQTKLYRYLLGMIGLTLLFKTFPSLISFFISPPKAAFINGFIIPFYITAIYPILTRKL; encoded by the coding sequence ATGGATATCGACTATCTGCTTTCGCTTCAATCACTCCGTTCCATCACACACCAGGTCTTTAACAGCTTATTTCTTTTTACCACCACTTTCGGAGAAGATTTTATAATTATGTCCCTCATCTCCGGCATATACTGGTGTGTCCGCAAACAGTCTGCCTTATACCTTCTCTTCAATTTCCACCTGGGAAACTTTATAAACCAGGCTATTAAAATAACTGTCTGTGCTTACAGGCCATGGATTCGTGATAACAGGATAACCCCTGTAGATTCTGCCAGGCCCGGGGCAAGCGGATACTCCTTTCCCAGTGGACATACTGCCAAAGCCATGGCTGTATGGGGCGGCTTAGCCGTATATGATTTCAAAAGGAATAAACCAATAGCAAGCTTTCTGCTACTCATTATACTTGTTGTTGGCTTTTCCCGCAACTATTTGGGCGTCCATACTCCCCAAGATGTAATAGTGTCCCTTATTTTAGGAGGATTCATTCTCTACAGTACTTATTATCTGCTAATCTGGGCAGATAAAAAAAGAGGACGGGACTGGATTACTGCCGGTTCCATAACACTGGCATCCATTCTTCTGGTATTCTATGCCAAAAACAAATCCTATCCTCTGGATTATATTGATGGACAACTGCTTGTAAACCCTCAGCAAATGATAAATGGCTGCTTCCGCGGGTGTGGTGGTATCATTGGTCTGGCTTACGGATGGGTTCTTGATAGAAAGTTGATTCATTATAACGAAACCAGAGGAACCTGGCAAACCAAATTATATCGCTATTTACTGGGTATGATAGGCTTAACGCTACTATTCAAGACATTTCCATCCTTAATATCCTTTTTTATCAGCCCTCCAAAAGCTGCATTCATCAACGGTTTTATTATACCTTTTTATATTACTGCAATCTATCCGATTCTGACCCGAAAGCTATGA